A region from the Chanodichthys erythropterus isolate Z2021 chromosome 5, ASM2448905v1, whole genome shotgun sequence genome encodes:
- the nkx2.3 gene encoding homeobox protein Nkx-2.3 gives MMLPSPATSTPFSVKDILKLEQQSRHLQSLHPAQLHPELQERFQAPSSCFLGGGDSPGFSENEEKMSFLNSLSMQDSLVESSLSPPMFVHPALGHVDTKLEDELEDHETKSCGAIIRSPECEGEVHSDTERAQRQRTRRKPRVLFSQAQVFELERRFKQQRYLSAPEREHLASTLKLTSTQVKIWFQNRRYKCKRQRQDKTLEMAGHHHPPPPRRVAVPVLVRDGKPCLTGSQNYNATYAVNPGPYTYNGYSSYNNAAYTNPYSCTYPSLPPLPANTSTNALMSMSLNNLGTYSQPQTSQGTPVSACQGTLQGIRAW, from the exons ATGATGCTTCCGAGCCCGGCTACATCAACGCCGTTTTCTGTGAAGGATATACTGAAACTGGAGCAGCAGTCTCGCCACCTTCAATCTCTGCATCCCGCGCAACTGCATCCGGAACTGCAGGAGAGATTTCAGGCACCATCATCCTGTTTTCTCGGAGGTGGAGACAGCCCCGGCTTCTCGGAGAACGAGGAGAAGATGTCCTTTCTGAACTCGCTCTCCATGCAGGATAGTTTAGTGGAGAGCAGCCTTTCCCCTCCGATGTTCGTCCATCCGGCCCTGGGACACGTCGACACTAAACTTGAAGATGAACTTGAGGACCATGAAACGA AAAGCTGCGGTGCCATCATCAGATCCCCGGAGTGTGAGGGTGAGGTGCACTCGGACACGGAGCGCGCTCAGCGGCAGAGGACGCGCCGGAAGCCGCGGGTGCTCTTCAGCCAGGCGCAGGTCTTTGAGCTCGAGCGGCGCTTCAAACAGCAGCGCTATTTATCGGCTCCTGAGAGAGAACATTTGGCTAGTACCCTAAAACTGACATCGACGCAGGTCAAAATTTGGTTCCAGAACCGAAGATACAAATGCAAGCGACAGCGTCAAGACAAAACACTGGAAATGGCAGGACACCATCACCCGCCGCCGCCCAGGAGAGTGGCGGTGCCGGTCCTGGTCCGGGATGGCAAACCGTGTTTAACGGGATCACAGAATTACAACGCCACGTACGCGGTGAACCCAGGCCCGTACACATACAACGGCTATTCATCTTATAACAACGCCGCTTACACAAACCCTTACAGCTGTACATATCCCAGCCTTCCACCTCTCCCGGCAAACACATCCACTAACGCGCTGATGAGCATGAGTCTGAACAACCTCGGAACATATTCTCAACCTCAGACATCACAAGGCACACCTGTGTCCGCGTGCCAAGGGACTCTGCAGGGGATTCGGGCATGGTAG